GGGGGTGGCGGGGGCGGGTGAGGGTGCGGGTGCGGGTACGTGCGGAGGGCTACCCCAACCCCGCCCCTTCCCGAAACTGTGGGCTTCGCCCCCAGACCCCCTGGCGGGGGTGGGGCGAACGGGGGCTGCGCGCCCCGGACCCCGCTTGCGGGGGCTTCGCCCCCTGCACCCCCGTAAGCGACCTTCGGCCGCTTGTCCTCAATCGCCGGACGGGCTTGATTTGCCTCGGTGTCGCATCCGAACGACCGCAAGCGGCCATTGAGCAACCCCCACCCACGCCAACCACCTCCGCGAGAGCGGCGCCGGTTTAGGCGCAAAACCAGGCGGAGCCCCGGAGGAGGTCAACCACCCGTCGGTCGGAAGCCCCGCAGCCGCAGGCTGTTGCCCACCACGAACACCGACGAGAACGCCATCGCCGCACCCGCGATCATCGGGTTCAGCAGCCCCGCCGCCGCCAACGGCAGCGCCGCCACGTTGTACGCGAACGCCCAGAACAGGTTCACCCTGATCGTCCCCAGCGTCCGGCGCGACAGGCGGATCGCGTCCGCCGCCGATCGCAGGTCACCTCGTACGAGCGTCAGGTCGCCCGCCTCGATCGCCGCGTCCGTGCCCGTGCCCATCGCCAGGCCCAGGTCCGCCTGGGCGAGGGCCGCCGCGTCGTTGACGCCGTCGCCGACCATCGCCACCGAACGGCCCTCCTCCTGCAGGCGCTTGACCACTGCCACCTTGTCCTCCGGCATGACCTCCGCGATCACCTCGTCGATCCCGACTTCCGCCGCGACCGACTCCGCCACCGCCTTGTTGTCGCCGGTCAGGAGGATCGGGGTGAGGCCGAGTGCGCGCAGCCGGCGGATCGCTTCGGGGCTCGTCTCCTTCACCGCGTCCGCCACCTCCAGGACCGCCCGCGCCTCGCCGTCCCAGGCCACCGCGATCGCCGTACGGCCGGCCGATTCCGCCTGCGCCTTGGCCCGTGCCAGGTCCGCCGGGAGTTCGATCGACCAGTCGGAGAGGAACTGTGTGCGGCCCACCAGGACCGCGTGGCCCTCGACGATTCCCTGGACTCCCAGGCCCGTCACGTTCTTGAAGTCCTCCGGGGTGGGCAGTGCGCCCGTCTTCGCCGTCGCTCCCGCCGCCACCGCCTGCGCGATCGGGTGCTCCGACGCGTGCTCCAAAGACCCTGCCAGGCGCAGGACTTCACGCTCGGAGGTGGTCGTCGTCGTGTGGGTCGCCAGCAGTGTCATGCGGCCCGTCGTCACCGTTCCCGTCTTGTCCAGGACGATCGTGTCCACCTTGCGGGTCGTCTCCAGGACCTCGGGCCCCTTGATCAGGATGCCCAGCTGGGCCCCGCGGCCCGTCCCCACCATCAGCGCCGTCGGCGTGGCCAGGCCCAGTGCGCAGGGGCAGGCGATGATCAGGACCGACACCGCCGCTGTGAAGGCCGCCGTCAGGCCGGCTCCGTTGCCCAGCCAGAAGCCGAGCGTCGCCACCGCCAGGGCGATGACCACCGGGACGAACACCGCCGAGATCCTGTCGGCGAGGCGCTGTGCTGCCGCCTTGCCGTTCTGGGCGTCCTCCACCAGCTTGGCCATACGGGCCAGTTGGGTGTCCGTGCCGACCCGCGTCGCCTCGACCACCAGGCGGCCGCCCGCGTTGAGCGTGGCTCCGGTGACCGTGTCGCCGGGGGCGACCTCCACCGGTACCGACTCGCCGGTGAGCATCGAGGCGTCCACCGCCGAGGAGCCCTCCACCACCGTGCCGTCCGTGGCGATCTTCTCGCCGGGGCGGACCAGGAAGCGGTCGCCGGTCTTCAACTCCGCGGTGGGGATGCGGTGTTCGGCCCCGGACGGGGTGATGAGCGTGACTTCCTTCGCGCCCAGCTCCAGGAGCGCCTTCAGCGCCGCCCCCGCCTTCCTCTTCGAGCGCGCCTCGAAGTAGCGGCCCGCCAGGATGAACGCGGTGACTCCGGCCGCGGCCTCCAGATAGATGTTGCCCGCGCCGTCGCTCCGGCCGATGGTCAGCTCGAAGGGGTGCGTCATGCCGGTCATCCCGGCCGTACCGAAGAAGAGCGCCCAGAGCGACCAGAGGAACGCCGCCGACGTTCCGACGGAGATCAGGGTGTCCATCGTCGCGGCGCCGTGCCGCGCGTTCGTCCACGCCGCCTTGTGGAAGGGGAGCGCGCCCCACACCACGACGGGCGCGGCCAGCGTGAGCGAGAGCCACTGCCAGTTGTCGAACTGCAGCGCCGGGACCATCGCCATCGCGATCACCGGGACCGCGAGCAGTGTGGAGACGATCAGGCGCTGGCGCAGGGCGGCGAGTGCGGGGTCCGCGGGCTCGGGTGCGTCGTCCTCCCCCTGTACGGGAGCCGGGGGCAGCGGTTCCTCCGCTGTGTAGCCCGTCTTCACCACCGTCGCGATCAGGTCGGAGACCTCGACCCCGTCCTCGTAGCTGACCTTCGCCTTCTCGGTGGCGTAGTTGACCGTGGCGGTCACGCCCTCCATGCGGTTCAGCTTTTTCTCGATACGGGCCGCGCACGAGGCGCAGGTCATGCCGCCGATTGCGAGCTCGACCTCGGCCCCGGTCCCGGTCGTGGAAGTGGGCGACGGCATGGTCTCCTCCTCTGCTTTTCATACCCCCAGGGGGTATCTCGTACAGCCCCATGTATACCCCCCATCCGTATCAAGGTCAAGGGTGGGTGTTC
The sequence above is drawn from the Streptomyces sp. NBC_01465 genome and encodes:
- a CDS encoding heavy metal translocating P-type ATPase, translating into MPSPTSTTGTGAEVELAIGGMTCASCAARIEKKLNRMEGVTATVNYATEKAKVSYEDGVEVSDLIATVVKTGYTAEEPLPPAPVQGEDDAPEPADPALAALRQRLIVSTLLAVPVIAMAMVPALQFDNWQWLSLTLAAPVVVWGALPFHKAAWTNARHGAATMDTLISVGTSAAFLWSLWALFFGTAGMTGMTHPFELTIGRSDGAGNIYLEAAAGVTAFILAGRYFEARSKRKAGAALKALLELGAKEVTLITPSGAEHRIPTAELKTGDRFLVRPGEKIATDGTVVEGSSAVDASMLTGESVPVEVAPGDTVTGATLNAGGRLVVEATRVGTDTQLARMAKLVEDAQNGKAAAQRLADRISAVFVPVVIALAVATLGFWLGNGAGLTAAFTAAVSVLIIACPCALGLATPTALMVGTGRGAQLGILIKGPEVLETTRKVDTIVLDKTGTVTTGRMTLLATHTTTTTSEREVLRLAGSLEHASEHPIAQAVAAGATAKTGALPTPEDFKNVTGLGVQGIVEGHAVLVGRTQFLSDWSIELPADLARAKAQAESAGRTAIAVAWDGEARAVLEVADAVKETSPEAIRRLRALGLTPILLTGDNKAVAESVAAEVGIDEVIAEVMPEDKVAVVKRLQEEGRSVAMVGDGVNDAAALAQADLGLAMGTGTDAAIEAGDLTLVRGDLRSAADAIRLSRRTLGTIRVNLFWAFAYNVAALPLAAAGLLNPMIAGAAMAFSSVFVVGNSLRLRGFRPTGG